The following are encoded in a window of Kitasatospora sp. NBC_01250 genomic DNA:
- a CDS encoding TetR-like C-terminal domain-containing protein produces MSSSLTPQTPAPERRLPGGPVLQDSVTAAISAAFFEELASVGYARLSLEAVAKRAGAGKAAIYRRWPSKLEMTVALVCAVAVDGPELADSGSLRGDVLALLTESAAALRHRLPSKIIPDLLAEATRNPELAQALFGAVRDTRRAKATSMLERAVARGELPEDVDRELALDFLAGPLYWRLAVVHTPTGPDYLDRLADKLLAAFAA; encoded by the coding sequence ATGTCCAGCTCACTCACGCCCCAGACGCCCGCCCCCGAACGCCGGCTCCCCGGCGGGCCCGTGCTCCAGGACTCGGTGACGGCGGCGATCTCGGCCGCCTTCTTCGAGGAGCTGGCCTCGGTCGGCTACGCGCGGCTCTCCCTGGAGGCCGTCGCCAAGCGGGCCGGGGCGGGCAAGGCCGCGATCTACCGCCGTTGGCCGTCCAAACTGGAGATGACCGTCGCCCTGGTCTGCGCGGTCGCGGTCGACGGACCCGAACTCGCCGACAGCGGGAGCCTGCGCGGCGACGTGCTCGCCCTCCTCACGGAGTCCGCCGCCGCGCTGCGCCACCGGCTGCCGTCGAAGATCATCCCCGACCTGCTCGCCGAGGCCACCCGCAACCCCGAGCTGGCCCAGGCGCTCTTCGGCGCCGTCCGCGACACCCGCCGTGCCAAGGCCACGAGCATGCTGGAGCGGGCGGTCGCACGCGGCGAACTCCCCGAGGACGTCGACCGCGAACTCGCGCTCGACTTCCTCGCCGGCCCCCTCTACTGGCGCCTCGCGGTGGTCCACACCCCGACCGGGCCCGACTACCTCGACCGGCTCGCCGACAAGCTGCTCGCCGCCTTCGCCGCCTGA
- a CDS encoding type II toxin-antitoxin system RelE/ParE family toxin — MSFEDRGMERNCESDRSRRKAFGEQRAKKLTLRFQHLRVAESLEDLRSMPGHCHELTANWAGCLALDLDGPYRLIFRPEKAEQHTTGGLDWASVTSIVVVAIVDYH, encoded by the coding sequence GTGTCCTTCGAAGACCGAGGCATGGAACGCAACTGCGAGTCGGACCGTTCACGACGCAAGGCATTCGGTGAGCAACGCGCGAAGAAGCTGACCCTCCGGTTCCAGCACCTACGAGTCGCGGAGAGCCTCGAGGATCTTCGCTCGATGCCTGGTCACTGCCACGAACTCACTGCGAACTGGGCCGGTTGCCTGGCGCTCGACCTGGACGGTCCGTACCGACTGATCTTCAGACCGGAGAAAGCGGAGCAACACACAACGGGCGGCCTCGACTGGGCATCGGTGACTTCCATCGTGGTCGTAGCCATCGTTGACTACCACTGA
- a CDS encoding nuclear transport factor 2 family protein — translation MSDLVETVNRYLAIWNEADADNRAAAIAELFTADAPYIDPLAAVAGHEGIAAVLTGARDQFKGLSFELLGTVDTHHNIARFQWGLVTEAGAEPIAIGFDVAVTNEDGRITGVYGFLDKLPAA, via the coding sequence ATGAGCGACCTGGTCGAGACCGTCAACCGCTACCTCGCCATCTGGAACGAGGCGGACGCCGACAACCGCGCAGCCGCCATCGCCGAGCTCTTCACCGCGGACGCCCCGTACATCGACCCGCTGGCCGCCGTGGCGGGCCACGAGGGCATCGCGGCCGTCCTCACCGGCGCCCGCGACCAGTTCAAGGGCCTCTCCTTCGAGCTGCTCGGCACCGTCGACACCCACCACAACATCGCCCGGTTCCAGTGGGGCCTGGTGACCGAGGCGGGTGCCGAGCCGATCGCGATCGGCTTCGACGTCGCCGTCACCAACGAGGACGGCCGGATCACCGGCGTCTACGGCTTCCTCGACAAGCTGCCGGCCGCCTGA
- a CDS encoding cytochrome P450 has product MSDTIEAFSAWPMPRSCPYSPPDAYRALRDQPPLKVRIRDGEAWLVTRHDQVRQVLTDPRFSADDQQPGFPIRIQLPPEPGVMSFNRMDDPEHGRLRRMAMTEFTARRTRAMRPEVELLVDRLLDELAAGPRPVDLVDNFAVRLPSLVIARMLGVPEEDEHAFTEQSRTILSQEASGEEILAAFVEMSQYLDRLTTQKERDPQDDMLSRLAQRYVATGELTHQELVAMGRFFLVAGHETTAHQISLSVLSLLRDPEQLAHLREDPELFRPAVDELLRYWSISQDNQVRAAIEDVELGGARIAKGEGVIVAIPSANHDESVFPDAHRLDVQRDARAHIAFGHGPHLCPGAPLARMELEVCLRALFTRFPTLRLAVDEAKVDFRENTIVYGLNQLPVTW; this is encoded by the coding sequence GTGTCTGACACCATCGAGGCGTTCTCCGCCTGGCCCATGCCGCGTTCCTGCCCCTACTCGCCGCCCGACGCCTACCGCGCGCTGCGCGACCAGCCGCCGCTGAAGGTGCGGATACGGGACGGTGAGGCCTGGCTGGTGACGCGGCACGACCAGGTGCGCCAGGTGCTGACCGACCCGCGCTTCAGCGCGGACGACCAGCAGCCCGGCTTCCCGATCCGCATCCAACTGCCGCCCGAGCCCGGCGTCATGTCCTTCAACCGGATGGACGACCCGGAGCACGGACGGCTGCGCCGGATGGCGATGACCGAGTTCACCGCCCGCCGCACCCGCGCCATGCGCCCGGAGGTCGAGCTGCTGGTGGACCGGCTGCTCGACGAGCTGGCGGCGGGCCCGCGCCCGGTCGACCTGGTCGACAACTTCGCCGTCCGGCTGCCCTCGCTGGTGATCGCCCGGATGCTCGGCGTCCCGGAGGAGGACGAGCACGCCTTCACCGAGCAGAGCCGCACCATCCTGTCCCAGGAGGCCAGCGGCGAGGAGATCCTCGCGGCCTTCGTGGAGATGTCCCAGTACCTGGACCGCCTGACCACGCAGAAGGAGCGCGACCCGCAGGACGACATGCTCAGCCGGCTGGCGCAGCGGTACGTGGCGACCGGCGAGCTGACCCATCAGGAACTGGTCGCCATGGGGCGGTTCTTCCTGGTGGCCGGCCACGAGACCACCGCGCACCAGATCAGCCTGAGCGTGCTGAGCCTGCTGCGCGACCCCGAGCAGCTGGCCCACCTGCGCGAGGACCCCGAGCTGTTCAGGCCGGCCGTCGACGAGCTGCTGCGCTACTGGTCGATCTCGCAGGACAACCAGGTGCGGGCGGCGATCGAGGACGTCGAGCTCGGTGGCGCCCGGATCGCCAAGGGCGAGGGCGTGATCGTGGCGATCCCCAGCGCCAACCACGACGAGTCGGTCTTCCCCGACGCGCACCGGCTGGACGTGCAGCGGGACGCGCGGGCGCACATCGCCTTCGGCCACGGCCCGCACCTGTGCCCGGGCGCACCGCTGGCCAGGATGGAGCTGGAGGTCTGCCTGCGCGCGCTGTTCACCCGGTTCCCCACGCTGCGCCTCGCGGTGGACGAGGCGAAGGTGGACTTCCGGGAGAACACCATCGTCTACGGTCTGAACCAACTGCCCGTCACCTGGTAG
- a CDS encoding diacylglycerol/lipid kinase family protein, producing MADPIHAAGPSRALIVANPASGSHNPQLVYEVEELCADYLRHAEVHSTTGPGDATTAVRRALERTEGAPDLVVAIGGDGTVREVVQGLVEAAGSRAALFVVPGGTGNSGYRMLWGDRFWAETLKSVLADSGPGGGSRLRRLDLARLVETDRVVYLGGCSGVIADSLITARSVPESGRARYARAYAETARGYRPYPGRVTVDGKVVHEGPTTLANVGGGRYRGGQYLVLPHSLLDDGLLDVCVIGDVPAAEVPALTLQAAHLTHPATVYARGRRITVERTDGERLPLEHDGEYQEDLGSRATFEVMPGALAAWAPAE from the coding sequence ATGGCCGATCCCATCCACGCGGCTGGCCCGTCCCGGGCCCTCATCGTCGCCAACCCGGCCTCGGGCTCGCACAACCCGCAGCTGGTCTACGAGGTCGAGGAACTCTGCGCCGACTACCTGCGGCACGCCGAGGTCCACAGCACCACCGGCCCCGGTGACGCGACCACCGCGGTCCGCCGCGCCCTGGAGCGCACCGAGGGCGCACCGGACCTCGTCGTCGCGATCGGCGGCGACGGCACCGTGCGCGAGGTGGTGCAGGGGCTGGTCGAGGCCGCCGGCAGCCGGGCGGCCCTGTTCGTCGTCCCCGGCGGCACCGGCAACTCCGGTTACCGGATGCTGTGGGGCGACCGCTTCTGGGCCGAGACCCTCAAGTCGGTGCTGGCCGACTCCGGCCCGGGCGGCGGCTCCCGGCTGCGCCGCCTCGACCTGGCCAGACTCGTCGAGACCGACCGGGTGGTCTACCTCGGCGGCTGTTCCGGCGTGATCGCCGACTCGCTGATCACCGCCCGCAGCGTGCCGGAGAGCGGCCGGGCCCGCTACGCCCGGGCCTACGCCGAGACCGCGCGCGGCTACCGGCCCTACCCGGGCCGGGTCACCGTCGACGGCAAGGTGGTGCACGAGGGCCCGACCACGCTGGCCAACGTCGGCGGCGGCCGCTACCGCGGCGGGCAGTACCTGGTGCTGCCGCACTCGCTGCTCGACGACGGCCTGCTCGACGTCTGCGTCATCGGCGACGTGCCGGCCGCCGAGGTGCCGGCCCTCACCCTCCAGGCCGCCCACCTGACCCACCCCGCCACCGTCTACGCCCGCGGCCGGCGGATCACCGTCGAGCGCACCGACGGTGAGCGGCTCCCCCTCGAACACGACGGGGAGTACCAGGAGGACCTCGGCTCCCGCGCGACCTTCGAGGTCATGCCCGGTGCCCTGGCCGCCTGGGCACCGGCCGAATAG
- a CDS encoding helix-turn-helix domain-containing protein → MPKQARGLKTRGLVLDAAAREFAQYGYAEANLQRIADRIGMTKGALYAHFATKEELAEVFAGHLAQAGEELLADQQIGSGEPLEGLRALMLGAASLLQQDDWAHAAFRLAVEEACATGVPPALPVRIGCAVRQLVARAQQGRGCGAAVDPAVPADLVVAVLFGAYGTGAALERAGLRTRVAGLWELLATTLGAAGSAGAARTRVELWRY, encoded by the coding sequence TTGCCCAAGCAGGCTCGGGGCCTGAAGACGCGCGGCCTGGTGCTCGACGCCGCCGCACGGGAGTTCGCGCAGTACGGGTACGCCGAGGCGAACCTGCAGCGGATCGCGGACCGGATCGGCATGACCAAGGGCGCGCTCTACGCCCACTTCGCCACCAAGGAGGAGCTGGCCGAGGTCTTCGCCGGCCATCTCGCCCAGGCGGGCGAGGAGTTGCTGGCCGACCAGCAGATCGGCTCCGGGGAGCCGCTGGAGGGGCTGCGGGCGCTGATGCTGGGCGCGGCCTCGCTGCTCCAGCAGGACGACTGGGCGCACGCGGCGTTCCGGCTGGCCGTGGAGGAGGCGTGCGCGACGGGCGTACCGCCGGCGCTGCCGGTCCGGATCGGCTGCGCGGTACGGCAGTTGGTGGCGCGGGCGCAGCAGGGGCGGGGGTGCGGGGCGGCGGTGGACCCGGCGGTGCCGGCGGACCTGGTCGTGGCGGTGCTGTTCGGGGCCTACGGGACCGGGGCGGCGCTGGAGCGGGCGGGGCTGCGCACGAGGGTGGCGGGGCTGTGGGAGCTGCTGGCCACGACGCTGGGCGCGGCCGGCAGCGCCGGCGCCGCCCGGACCCGCGTGGAGCTCTGGCGGTACTGA
- a CDS encoding thioesterase II family protein, with amino-acid sequence MSKAGHWFHPVEPSPEASVRLFMLPHAGSGAVIYRDWESLLPADIAPQAVTLPGRHNRRYEESYEDWDPLLDALYDAVLDDLDDRPFAFFGHCLGAQLAFRLTIKLEQEGGPKPIMIGMSGWSPEGFFQPTEEQSRMPDAEMVEWIKKLGSFPAEVYDNPQMLALVVPALRADLRVAAQYVDDGAKVECPLASYGGRSDPLQERPDAMSHWAERTPSYLGHNEYAGGHFYIDSHAQAVTSHFAHRLQRLVASR; translated from the coding sequence ATGTCGAAGGCCGGCCACTGGTTCCATCCGGTGGAACCCTCGCCGGAGGCCTCCGTGCGGCTGTTCATGCTGCCGCACGCCGGCAGCGGCGCGGTCATCTACCGCGACTGGGAGTCCCTGCTGCCCGCCGACATCGCCCCGCAGGCGGTGACCCTGCCCGGCCGGCACAACCGGCGCTACGAGGAGAGCTACGAGGACTGGGACCCGCTGCTGGACGCGCTCTACGACGCCGTCCTCGACGACCTGGACGACCGTCCCTTCGCCTTCTTCGGCCACTGCCTCGGCGCCCAGCTGGCGTTCCGGCTGACCATCAAGCTGGAGCAGGAGGGCGGCCCGAAGCCGATCATGATCGGCATGTCGGGCTGGTCCCCGGAGGGCTTCTTCCAGCCCACCGAGGAGCAGAGCCGGATGCCCGACGCCGAGATGGTCGAGTGGATCAAGAAGCTGGGCTCGTTCCCCGCCGAGGTCTACGACAACCCGCAGATGCTCGCCCTGGTCGTGCCGGCGCTGCGGGCAGACCTGCGGGTGGCCGCCCAGTACGTCGACGACGGCGCCAAGGTCGAGTGCCCGCTGGCCTCCTACGGCGGCCGTTCGGACCCGCTGCAGGAGCGCCCGGACGCCATGAGCCACTGGGCCGAGCGCACCCCCAGCTACCTGGGCCACAACGAGTACGCCGGCGGCCACTTCTACATCGACAGCCACGCCCAGGCCGTCACCAGCCACTTCGCGCACCGGCTGCAGCGCCTGGTGGCGTCCCGCTGA
- a CDS encoding PaaI family thioesterase: protein MPYAVGLGVRLSAASAGEVRGELDWAPRLCTAGGVLHGGALMSLADAVGAVCAFLNLPEGASTSTVESSTHFFRAVRGGTVAALATPLHTGRSFVTVQTELYGEQGRLVGRTTQTQAVQVRRPD, encoded by the coding sequence ATGCCGTACGCCGTCGGGCTCGGGGTGCGGCTGTCCGCCGCCTCGGCCGGCGAGGTGCGCGGCGAACTGGACTGGGCGCCGCGGCTGTGCACCGCGGGCGGGGTCCTGCACGGCGGCGCGCTGATGTCGCTGGCGGACGCGGTGGGCGCGGTGTGCGCCTTCCTCAACCTGCCCGAGGGGGCCTCGACCAGCACGGTGGAGTCCTCGACCCACTTCTTCCGGGCGGTCCGCGGCGGGACGGTCGCCGCGCTCGCCACGCCGCTGCACACCGGGCGCTCGTTCGTCACGGTGCAGACCGAGCTGTACGGCGAGCAGGGGCGACTGGTGGGCCGCACCACGCAGACCCAGGCGGTACAGGTGCGCCGGCCGGACTGA
- a CDS encoding MmgE/PrpD family protein, with product MASVLSEDVLSALCEEWQRPGGGPRHPRASADTPLRELAQWAAALRPTDIPCRVLKLAASQVLSQAASIRAGLAHPLGRRLVAAFGHPLQPDPRASAAMFAALGSWLNLDDTAYAGHLSNSTVAVPLAYAYARQLDGLSLLTAVVAANECAARITASATLGPLRGQSAVHTHLAGAVAGRLHCDRAPGRVWEDAFGLALAMPNWPLMRGFLASDARLFNTFTPVRTAMDACDGAIAGLRGAPDIIEHEDGFLARFATVPLPQAVAKGLGRRWHTDTLSFKVHPGGPGIDAAIDCAAEIHRVLGPIRPEDVADIVVEASLYTLFAGQRASAYICGPGSPLGALVLDVPYPVATTLLTGEFGVDDFSSPLLDDPARWNLARRIRLEHDTAMTRELFASDAPFGEAVREAGARALPWLRGFGGDELVELVGTLGGETPDFTGSTKATGARVVVRMKDGRTITRSRLIPIGAAGPDTRVNHAEMMRQKFLSVGGPQRVADTAASLHRMRPRAVRRWVEAAFLG from the coding sequence ATGGCGTCGGTCCTGAGCGAGGACGTGCTGTCCGCCCTCTGCGAGGAGTGGCAACGACCCGGCGGCGGGCCGCGCCACCCGAGGGCCTCGGCCGACACCCCGCTGCGGGAGCTGGCGCAGTGGGCCGCGGCCCTGCGCCCCACCGACATACCCTGCCGGGTACTGAAACTGGCGGCCAGTCAGGTGCTCTCCCAGGCGGCCTCGATCCGCGCCGGGCTGGCACACCCGCTGGGCCGCCGGCTGGTCGCCGCCTTCGGCCACCCGCTGCAGCCCGACCCCCGCGCCTCCGCCGCCATGTTCGCGGCACTCGGCTCCTGGCTCAACCTGGACGACACCGCCTACGCCGGCCACCTGTCCAACTCCACCGTCGCCGTCCCGCTCGCCTACGCCTACGCGCGCCAGCTGGACGGCCTTTCGCTGCTCACCGCGGTGGTGGCCGCCAACGAGTGCGCCGCGCGGATCACCGCCTCGGCCACCCTGGGCCCGCTGCGCGGCCAGAGCGCGGTGCACACCCACCTGGCCGGCGCGGTCGCCGGGCGGCTGCACTGCGACCGGGCGCCGGGCCGGGTCTGGGAGGACGCCTTCGGCCTCGCCCTGGCCATGCCCAACTGGCCGCTGATGCGCGGCTTCCTGGCGAGCGACGCGCGCCTGTTCAACACCTTCACCCCGGTGCGCACCGCCATGGACGCCTGCGACGGCGCGATCGCCGGACTGCGCGGCGCCCCCGACATCATCGAGCACGAGGACGGCTTCCTCGCCCGGTTCGCCACCGTCCCGCTCCCCCAGGCGGTCGCCAAGGGACTGGGCCGGCGCTGGCACACCGACACCCTCTCGTTCAAGGTGCACCCCGGCGGCCCCGGCATCGACGCGGCGATCGACTGCGCCGCGGAGATCCACCGGGTCCTGGGGCCGATCCGCCCCGAGGACGTCGCGGACATCGTGGTCGAGGCCTCGCTCTACACGCTCTTCGCCGGCCAGCGCGCCTCCGCCTACATCTGCGGCCCCGGATCCCCGCTGGGCGCACTCGTGCTGGACGTGCCCTACCCGGTCGCCACCACGCTGCTGACCGGGGAGTTCGGCGTGGACGACTTCTCCTCGCCACTGCTGGACGACCCCGCCCGCTGGAACCTGGCCCGCCGCATCCGGCTCGAGCACGACACCGCGATGACCCGCGAACTCTTCGCCTCCGACGCGCCGTTCGGCGAGGCGGTGCGCGAGGCCGGTGCCCGCGCGCTGCCCTGGCTGCGCGGCTTCGGCGGCGACGAACTGGTCGAGCTGGTGGGCACCCTCGGCGGCGAGACCCCCGACTTCACCGGGTCGACCAAGGCCACCGGCGCCCGCGTCGTGGTGCGGATGAAGGACGGCCGCACCATCACCCGCTCCCGCCTCATCCCGATCGGCGCGGCCGGGCCGGACACCCGGGTGAACCACGCCGAGATGATGCGCCAGAAGTTCCTCTCCGTGGGCGGCCCGCAGCGGGTCGCCGACACCGCCGCCAGCCTGCACCGGATGCGTCCGCGCGCGGTGCGCCGCTGGGTCGAGGCGGCGTTCCTGGGCTGA
- a CDS encoding alpha/beta hydrolase family protein: protein MRFLFEDESFSFEALRAAGFANDGGADLGEVVTAARNIPEGDEEAWLREWRSTAERVHAIGNRALATGHRVSAREALLRASNYYRTAEFYRRDDPADDPEVKLLSGLSRETFATAASLMDTPVEAVRIPYEDTSLPGYLFLVDDSGTPRPTVVFTSGFDSTLEEAYFVIGAAALRRGYNVLAYDGPGQGAALREQGMVFRPDWEAVVTPVVDYALTRPEIAPDRLVLLGYSLGGYLVARAAAHDHRLAALVLDDGLYSFGQAHTRFMPPFLWDWVQSGRDDLANPVLNLLMRTSTQLRWALRNGVWTFGATSPADYVRRTTDYTLDGVAHLIDCPTLVLDAENDQFFHGQPQEVQAALTCPHTLITLPEAEGAGEHCHMGAMARFQQLTFDWLDTTLSTTHPTS, encoded by the coding sequence ATGCGATTCCTGTTCGAGGACGAGTCCTTCTCCTTCGAGGCCCTGCGCGCCGCCGGCTTCGCCAACGACGGCGGCGCCGACCTGGGCGAGGTCGTCACCGCCGCCCGGAACATCCCCGAGGGCGACGAGGAGGCCTGGCTGCGCGAGTGGCGCAGCACCGCCGAGCGCGTCCACGCCATCGGCAACCGCGCCCTGGCGACCGGCCACCGGGTCAGCGCCCGCGAGGCCCTGCTGCGCGCCTCGAACTACTACCGCACCGCCGAGTTCTACCGCCGCGACGACCCCGCCGACGACCCCGAGGTCAAGCTCCTCTCCGGCCTCTCCCGCGAGACCTTCGCGACCGCCGCCTCCCTGATGGACACCCCCGTCGAGGCCGTGCGCATCCCCTACGAGGACACCAGCCTGCCCGGCTACCTCTTCCTCGTCGACGACTCCGGCACCCCCCGCCCCACCGTCGTCTTCACCAGCGGCTTCGACTCGACCCTGGAGGAGGCCTACTTCGTCATCGGCGCCGCCGCGCTGCGCCGCGGCTACAACGTGCTGGCCTACGACGGCCCGGGCCAGGGGGCGGCGCTGCGCGAGCAGGGCATGGTCTTCCGCCCGGACTGGGAGGCCGTGGTCACCCCGGTGGTCGACTACGCGCTGACCCGCCCCGAGATCGCCCCCGACCGCCTGGTCCTGCTGGGCTACAGCCTCGGCGGCTACCTGGTCGCCCGCGCCGCCGCCCACGACCACCGCCTGGCCGCCCTGGTCCTGGACGACGGCCTCTACAGCTTCGGCCAGGCCCACACCCGCTTCATGCCGCCGTTCCTGTGGGACTGGGTCCAGAGCGGCCGCGACGACCTCGCCAACCCCGTCCTGAACCTGCTCATGCGGACCAGCACCCAGCTCCGCTGGGCCCTGCGCAACGGCGTCTGGACCTTCGGCGCCACCTCCCCCGCCGACTACGTCCGCCGCACCACCGACTACACCCTCGACGGCGTCGCCCACCTCATCGACTGCCCCACCCTCGTCCTCGACGCCGAGAACGACCAGTTCTTCCACGGCCAGCCGCAGGAGGTCCAGGCCGCCCTCACCTGCCCGCACACCCTCATCACCCTCCCCGAGGCCGAGGGCGCCGGCGAGCACTGCCACATGGGCGCCATGGCCCGCTTCCAGCAACTCACCTTCGACTGGCTCGACACCACCCTGTCCACCACCCACCCCACCAGCTGA
- a CDS encoding MFS transporter, translating into MTTEAEVKSGAAEAAAPPEGSAGKPAWGALLVVLAGLFITNLDFFIVNVAIPSLQKGMHASPAQIQLVAATFNIGLSAMLITGGRLGDLYGRRRIFSVGLALFALSSLVCGIAPNMIELIIARGVQGAAAALVIPQVLGILTTAYEGKNRVTAFNAYGLALGASAVFGQLVGGLLIKANIFGLDWRTIFLINVPIGVVVLLLAPKKVPESKSDGRTGLDLVGSVLVTAGLTAIVLPLVLGRQQGWPTWTWECLIAAVPLLAAFWLLQRRLVARDKSPLVNPAMFGDRSFSVGVAAIFGVFSVMASFFLVLALYLQEGRGTGALTSGLLFMPLGLGFFLASTQAPRVAAKLGRQVLALGVLVQALGYVALAETASELHHSGSVVWCIPAMVICGAGMGLVVAPLTSLVLAGVRPQYAAAASGVFSTAQEMGNAVGIAIIGVVFFTVAGHHSGTNGYPGAFGTALFVQAGICVLVAALVQLLPRPSAPQG; encoded by the coding sequence ATGACCACCGAAGCAGAAGTGAAAAGCGGCGCGGCCGAGGCTGCGGCGCCCCCGGAGGGTTCGGCGGGCAAGCCGGCCTGGGGGGCGCTCCTGGTGGTGCTGGCCGGTCTGTTCATCACCAATCTTGATTTCTTCATCGTCAATGTGGCCATCCCGTCGCTGCAGAAGGGGATGCACGCGAGCCCGGCGCAGATCCAGCTCGTCGCCGCCACCTTCAACATCGGTCTGTCGGCCATGCTGATCACCGGTGGCCGGCTGGGCGACCTCTACGGACGGCGGCGGATCTTCTCGGTCGGCCTGGCGCTGTTCGCCCTCTCCTCGCTGGTGTGCGGCATCGCGCCGAACATGATCGAGCTGATCATCGCCCGCGGGGTCCAGGGTGCGGCTGCCGCGCTGGTGATCCCGCAGGTGCTGGGCATCCTGACCACGGCCTACGAGGGCAAGAACCGGGTCACCGCGTTCAACGCCTACGGGCTGGCGCTCGGTGCCTCGGCGGTGTTCGGGCAGCTGGTCGGCGGTCTGCTGATCAAGGCGAACATCTTCGGCCTGGACTGGCGGACCATCTTCCTGATCAACGTGCCGATCGGTGTGGTGGTCCTGCTGCTGGCGCCGAAGAAGGTGCCCGAGTCGAAGTCCGACGGCCGCACCGGGCTGGACCTGGTCGGTTCCGTCCTGGTCACCGCGGGCCTGACCGCGATCGTGCTGCCGCTGGTGCTCGGCCGCCAGCAGGGCTGGCCCACCTGGACCTGGGAGTGCCTGATCGCCGCGGTCCCGCTGCTGGCCGCCTTCTGGCTGCTGCAGCGCCGGCTGGTGGCGCGTGACAAGTCGCCGCTGGTCAACCCCGCGATGTTCGGTGACCGCTCGTTCAGTGTCGGGGTGGCGGCCATCTTCGGCGTCTTCTCGGTGATGGCCTCCTTCTTCCTGGTGCTCGCGCTCTACCTGCAGGAGGGCCGCGGCACCGGGGCGCTCACCTCGGGTCTGCTCTTCATGCCGCTGGGCCTGGGCTTCTTCCTCGCCTCCACCCAGGCTCCCCGGGTCGCGGCGAAGCTGGGGCGGCAGGTGCTGGCGCTGGGCGTGCTGGTGCAGGCGCTGGGCTACGTGGCGCTCGCCGAGACCGCCTCGGAGCTGCACCACAGCGGTTCGGTGGTCTGGTGCATCCCGGCGATGGTGATCTGCGGCGCCGGCATGGGCCTGGTCGTCGCGCCGCTCACCTCGCTGGTGCTGGCGGGTGTCCGGCCGCAGTACGCGGCCGCCGCCTCCGGGGTGTTCTCCACCGCGCAGGAGATGGGCAACGCCGTGGGCATCGCGATCATCGGCGTGGTCTTCTTCACCGTGGCCGGCCACCACAGCGGCACCAACGGCTACCCCGGCGCGTTCGGTACCGCCCTGTTCGTGCAGGCGGGGATCTGCGTGCTGGTCGCCGCCCTGGTGCAGTTGCTGCCCCGGCCGTCCGCCCCGCAGGGGTGA
- a CDS encoding ImmA/IrrE family metallo-endopeptidase produces the protein MTTSDVTRELYPAAEPDTAVPPGETLRELLDDLEMTQAELARRTGLSAKHVNRLVQGLVPLTAEVADQLALVTGMPARLWNRLEADYRTTQQTLRLRRDPVAAWDWASALPLKALVERGFLPQKPEDQLSRVDQALAFFGVASVEAWQEVCLTPQVAFRQTKAYTVDDAAVATWLRLGEVAARDLTVAPYDENNLRDVLPELRSLTTAPPEKSIQGVVELCRNAGVAVVFVAEIPGARASGATRWLTPDKALVQLSLRYKSDDHLWFTIFHELAHVLLHGKRDLHVESGKIGESNDPLEQQADRFASNLLIPPAQAQRLRQLRSLASIETFAREIGVSPGIVVGRMQHDKIWPFNRGNGLKKRLQLKETVAAGAA, from the coding sequence ATGACCACCTCCGACGTCACACGCGAGCTGTACCCGGCGGCAGAGCCGGACACGGCTGTACCGCCGGGCGAAACGCTGCGCGAGTTGCTAGACGATCTCGAAATGACCCAGGCCGAGCTGGCTCGGCGAACGGGTCTCAGCGCGAAGCACGTCAACCGACTCGTGCAGGGGCTAGTGCCGTTGACAGCGGAGGTGGCGGACCAGCTGGCTCTAGTCACCGGGATGCCGGCCCGGCTGTGGAACAGGCTCGAGGCTGACTATCGAACCACGCAACAAACGCTACGGCTACGCCGTGACCCAGTGGCGGCATGGGATTGGGCTTCAGCGCTGCCGCTCAAGGCGCTCGTCGAGCGCGGGTTTCTACCACAGAAGCCCGAAGATCAGCTGTCGAGAGTAGACCAGGCACTGGCGTTCTTTGGAGTGGCAAGCGTTGAGGCCTGGCAGGAAGTATGTCTCACTCCACAGGTTGCATTCCGCCAGACGAAGGCATACACGGTCGACGATGCTGCAGTCGCAACCTGGTTGCGACTAGGCGAAGTAGCAGCTCGTGACCTGACCGTCGCGCCTTACGACGAAAATAACCTCAGGGACGTGCTACCTGAATTGCGTTCACTCACGACCGCGCCGCCCGAAAAGTCTATCCAGGGCGTAGTCGAGCTATGCCGAAACGCGGGCGTTGCAGTTGTTTTCGTAGCCGAAATTCCAGGTGCTCGCGCCAGCGGGGCAACCCGATGGCTGACACCGGACAAGGCGCTCGTCCAGCTGAGCCTCAGGTATAAGTCGGACGATCACTTGTGGTTCACTATTTTCCACGAGCTCGCGCATGTGCTACTGCACGGCAAGAGAGATTTGCACGTCGAGTCTGGGAAGATCGGAGAAAGCAACGATCCGCTAGAACAGCAAGCAGATCGGTTTGCCAGCAACCTGCTCATCCCGCCAGCGCAGGCACAGAGACTCAGGCAACTCCGCTCACTGGCTTCCATCGAGACCTTTGCAAGGGAGATCGGCGTTTCTCCCGGCATCGTCGTCGGCCGAATGCAACACGACAAAATCTGGCCATTTAATCGTGGCAATGGCCTGAAAAAACGCCTGCAACTAAAAGAGACTGTAGCTGCCGGAGCAGCATGA